The Vicia villosa cultivar HV-30 ecotype Madison, WI unplaced genomic scaffold, Vvil1.0 ctg.001302F_1_1, whole genome shotgun sequence genomic interval actcaccTACAAAGTTGGTGTTATTTGGTTTTGAAGTTAGGAAGCACCCCATCATTCTATCTCTTGAAGATTTTGCATAATCTTTCTTATCTTTGAGTGCATAAATGTTCAGGTTTGCTATTTTGTCACTAAAATCTATATTTAAATTTGACACCGTATAGATTGTTTATCGTATTTATACGGCAAataatgtatttttattaaaataatattattttaaaaaatattttttttaaaaagaaccaaattttaaaatttaatttataatataaatatatagtgccattaaccaacttcacaattgtattaaccacaaaaatatacacattaatcaattattttacttataatttattaaccaCTTTCACTAattcattaaccaataaaatacatAGTATTAACCATCTTCTAGCACTgaattataaatgtattaaccaatttctatattatattaatcaactttattttactatttaattttttttttatgtttgagaaCTCATTAACCAATTTATGAACTGTATAAACAACTTTCTATAAACTATTAATCAAAGTCTTAACGGTAtacatattaaaatttttatgtCAGAATTTATATTAACCAACCTTAAAATTGTATTAATCAagttttaatatttcattaaccaaagtaattttaaagaaaaatagaaaaatatattaaaaaaataaaataataataaaaacattgtTCATGTATTTGTGAACAGTGTATTGGGTGTAGGTGTAACTTTTTGGCGTCAAGATAACTTTTCTCTAAATTTTGGTTCTTCTTGTTTGAAGTCATAGTCGGTGTAAACCAAAATGTTTGTGATAAATTCAAAAGTATGGTAGAGTGGTGTTCTTCTTTTTGCTCTCCAACATGCGATGAAGCATATCAGCTACCCAATTCTTCTCAACTTGATTTTCCAAAAATCAAACTGTAGGAACGTCTGATTTTTAGATGGTTCTAAAGTTGTTTTTCCTTGGGAACATAATATGATTAATTGTATAATGAATCATTCTACTATTTGGGTGTACAAGGCTGACTTTAAATGGAGATGGAATTCCATAATATGGATCAATTAGAAGCGTGTGAGCATAAATGTCAAAGTTAAATTCATTGCCTTCATAGTCCTTTTGATCATAGTCTTATTGGATCAAAGGTAGGTTGCAAGCTTATGCAAAATCTTCAAGAGATAGAATGATGGTACGGTGTCAAATTTAGATATAGATTTTAGTGACAAAATAACCTGAACATTTATGCACTCAAAGATAGGAAAGAGACTGTAAGTAAATTGGGATATACCATTCAAGGAAGTGAAATTGTTCCACTACTTCTAAGGGCAGATTGAGTTGAATATActcataaattaattaatttatatataaataatttttgagacagcaaaaaaataaaaaattagacaaTTTTTTATGAGACGGAGAATAGTACCGgtattttaagaatttttttcaaACGTGTGATATTGACGTAAAAGATTCTTTTCAGAAACGTGTTTCTTATATAAATCAATCATTTTCTTTAAACCCCCTTTTTAATGTCATATCTCACATTAAGtgatttgtcaaaaaaaaaaaatctcacatTAAGTGTATCTTGGACTTTTTTCTATAATTGTACTACATGATGAACTGAAATGATGATCACGTAATTTTAAAATCATGATCTCGTTATAAAGCAATTATTTAGGGAACTTTTATTGCCATACGGCATGCATCAaacatgaaaattttgctatTTGTAGTAAGATTCATTCAACACATTCCCATAATATTCAAATGCTACATCTTGTTCCTAGGTTTCTCATATAATTGGTTCAAGTATCAAGATTCCTCCTTATCCAAATCTATGCTAAGGGTTCATCTTTCAACTGCCAAGTTGCAAcatttgtttaatttattcatttaatgcTCTTGGAGCTTTTTACAGTCATCGCAACTAGCGGGGATAATCATGTGCAAATGTTCCCAAGCATTGAGATTTCAATATCTTTCTCTCTCTTGCTATTTTTAACCCTTAAATAATTAAAGGAAAGAAAATTCATCTCTAAATGATTTTTGGGTTAATATACCATACCCTCTGTTAATGTTAATGTAGTGAGTTTTAATTTTGCACCCTCTAGAAAAattttgatttctcttaacaaataAAGATTATCTTACCATAAACCCCTGAGTTATTATTCTACCATAATCTTCCTACGTGATaactaatttaaatttttatttattttaaaaaattcaaatggattattatattttttaattttaatttttaatttttttatttattatatttttttacttttttatatcaatttttttatgatttcttaaattaaattttattaatatttttttagaaatttttttttttgcaaaatttttttaattaataatttttatttttaaattaagaaattaattattaaaaatttcttAGAGGCATTAAGCCCATGTTTTTCGCACATATGCTCAATACTTGAAATTTTAAGAACTTTGGTGTAAATGAGGTTTATACAGACTTCCATATTTAGTATAGGTTTTCGATGTGGGACTTTTAAAAACACGTAGTATATAAATCATCCTCTTGTCTTACTCTGTTACATCAAACACACATTACTACAAATCATCCTCTTGTCTTACTCTGTTACATCAAACACACACAATGGACACATTCATATCATGGCCAACCTATGTTCATGTTGAGTGGGAATGAAACTTCCATTTGGAAACTAATGCAGAGGAAATATTCTTTGCATTGTGGTGTGTTACAAACATAATTATGTATCCAATAATGTACTGGAAGTGCAGTTTCTATAACATATCACTTGAATGATATACTATGACATAATATTATGAAAATCATAAAATTCAACTAGTTGGACATGGTCTATGGGGAGTTGTTACTTCTATTTCGAAAATGGTTGCGGAATCTAAATAAACAAATGAGATATGGAACATGATGAATGCTAAAGATTTGCATATAATTCAACTAGCATGTGGATAAGAGAATCTTAGTGATATTAGAAATCTTTATGGAGGAGCTTTGTGCAAAGGGACTTTTTGCAATTTTCAAAGGATATGGTTTGATGTTGGAGGTGGCAATACCGCCAAAAAGAGACAACAAGGGCAGTAGATATGGCTTTGTGAGGTTTAGGAAGGTGAACAACGAAAGAGAATTAGCAATCAAGCTGGATAACATATTCATCAGTGAAAGAAAACTCTATGCAAATATACCTAGGTTTAACAGAGTTAGAAAGGATTACGTAAAAGTTGATCAAGTTGGGGTGGATGCGAAGGGTGTAGCGGAAGTCACGTACAAGGAGGATGGTTATCGTGAAGACGATAAGAACAACAAAGCAAGAAGAGGAGAAACATCATATGTCAATATGGTAAAAGGAAATATGGGAAATGACATAAGATTTATGGAAGGACAAGGGAAGAATATCAAGGcacaagaaaaggaaagaaacatattaTGGTGGTGTGGAAGAGAGAAAATGTCGAGATTTGCTCACCTTCAGATTAATATAGAAGAAGCTGAGATGTCAAGGTTTGAGAAAGCTTATGTTGGGGTTGTGGAAACGTCGGGTATAACATACAATATACAAGAAGCCTTCCATACAGAAGGTTATTTCAAGGTAAAAGCCACACCTTTGGGAGTCAATCTTTGTCTGTTGGAGAAGCATGAGGAAGGTGAGACTAAAGCACTTATTGAGGAAGCTAAGGACTGGGTTGGGCAATTGTTTTCAGACATCCATCCCTGGTCTCCAGGAGATGTCGACAATGAAAGGTTAACATGGATGAGAGGTTATGAATTACCATGTCATGCTTGGTACCCAAAAGTGTTTGAATTCATTTCAAGTCTGGTGGGTATATATGTTTGTTCAGATGATGAAACACGTGAACACAAAAGAATGGATGTTGCGAGATTTCTTGTTAGGACCAAATATTCTCTTGTGTTGAATGAAACTATAAATGTGGAAATCAATGATCAAGTTTATCAAATCAAGCTGGTGAAGGACATGCATGGCCCTAAACGCATTATCGTCCCCAATGAATGCAATAAAGATGATCCTTCTGAAGATTCCAATTCGGAGGAAAAAGATGGGGAGGATAGCGCGTGGAATGAAAAGGAGGAACACGAGAGTGAGGGGTGAAGGAGACGTCTACAAGGAAGCTTCAAAGTCAGTACGATCAAAAGCAGAAGGTGACAACAGGGGAAAAGGTACGAAAGAATCGGCGGGTGAGAGCCTGGTGGCAGATACTTTTGAGATAATAGAAGCTTGTGGGAGTTTCGAGAAAATGGGAGCAGAAAAAAGAGCTAATAACCTCATGGAGAATCAAAAATTATTGGTGATGGGGATGGGGCAGAGCATGGGAAAGGGTCAACGACGGAAGTTATTATTGGGTGTGGGGTCTCTAAGGGGAGAAAGAGAATATTGGGTTGGAAGTTGTAGGCCAAGTTCATTCTGACTCAATATCTTGTACGCAGATGGGCCATAGAGGCCCAATAAAAGTTAGCAAACCTAGTAGAAAGAAGGCCTTGGTGGATATTTATGAATCTTTGAAAATACCTTATTCTCCATCATATTTTATTGTACTCCTCCAATCCCAAATTAATCCTAATTTGAAACCACCATCAATTATCAAACCACTGATTAGGATTTTGGAGCGAGGAACAGGGGGCGTGGTGGAGAACTTGAACAATTCTGGGGATTCAATCACAGATTCTGGTGTTCAAGTAGGAAACAGAAGAATATGGCAGTCAATTGAAAGTGTACCAAAGAAGGGGTGGAATACAATTAAGGAGTTGGGGGTAGATGGAGATAAAGATGATGAAGTGTTTAAAGCCATCATTCGTGAAATGGAGGGATAAGGGCGAAGGTGTGGAGGAGGTGTGAAGGAGCAAGAGATGGTATTTCAATGATTATTGGAACATTCAATATTCGTGGGTGTGGAAATATGGAGAAACAAAAACATATTTTCCCAGATTATTAGGAAAATAAATCCTGAAGTCATGTTCTTACAAGAAACTATGGTGGGGAAGATGTCGGAACAATTGGTTTGGAGGTTTTGGGGATCGAAGGATTGTGATTGGTCGGAAAAGGAAGCTGAAGGGAGATCAGGGGGAATTCTAACAATTTGGAGGAAGGGGGTAATATATCCAGAGTACACGATTGCAGGCAAGGGATTCTTAGGGCTAAAGGTGATTATCAACGATCTGGTTTACTatttcatcaacatatatttgctTTGTAGTCTATCAGATAAAAGGGAGATGTGGATGGAACTCATTTGTTGGAAGAACAAGTTGAATGCTGGCGAGTGGGTGGTAGGGGAGAATTCAAGAGCTTTATTAAAAATATGGAGCTTATTGACATTCAAGTTACTGGCAGCTTGTACACTTGGATAAAATCAAATGGCAAGGCAGGAGTAGATTAGATCGCATTCTtctttctgatgggatgatatcTAAATGGGAGGTGGTTGCTCAAGAGGTGGGGAAGAGGGATTTATATTACCATAAACCGGTTTGGATAAAAACTAGCAATGTGGATTGGGGGCCTAAAAGTTTTAAATTGCTTAGGTGTTGGTATGAACATAAGGAGTTTAAAACATGTATACAGAAGGAATGGAATTCAATTGAAATAAAGGGGAGCCCAACTTTTATCATCAAGGAGAAACTGAGGTTCCTTAGAGGAAGACTAAGATGGTGGGATCTTAATGTGTTTGGAAAGGTGGAGCTGAAGATAGAAGAGATTGTGGATGACTTGAACAAATTGGAAGACAAATTGTTTCAGCCAAATGCGAATCTATTAGAGTGTGATTTTGCTAATAGAAGGATTTACCAGGAATCTTTTTGGCATAATTTGCATATCAAGGAGAGCATCATCAACCAGAAATCAAGTTATAAGTGGGAAAAGGAGGTTGATAATAACACTAGATTATTCCATGCGTCAATGAAGGCAAGACATAGGAGAAACTACTTTGGATCGGTTAAAAATTCTCCAGGGTCGATTGTGGATTCGGTTAAGGAAGTAAAAGAAGTTATTAAGGAGCTTTTTGCAGCTAAATTTAGGAGTCCAAACTCTCCAAGACCTCGGTTGCAAAACTCATTGTTACATAAGTTAACTGCGCATGATAGCAGGAGTTTGGAAGAGCCATTTACGGTGGATGAAATTAAGGAAGCAGTGTTTGAAGGCGACAGAGATAAGAGCCCGGGGCATGATGGATTCAACATGGAATTTATGAGGAAGTGCTGGGACATTGTGG includes:
- the LOC131634461 gene encoding uncharacterized protein LOC131634461, yielding MEELCAKGLFAIFKGYGLMLEVAIPPKRDNKGSRYGFVRFRKVNNERELAIKLDNIFISERKLYANIPRFNRVRKDYVKVDQVGVDAKGVAEVTYKEDGYREDDKNNKARRGETSYVNMVKGNMGNDIRFMEGQGKNIKAQEKERNILWWCGREKMSRFAHLQINIEEAEMSRFEKAYVGVVETSGITYNIQEAFHTEGYFKVKATPLGVNLCLLEKHEEGETKALIEEAKDWVGQLFSDIHPWSPGDVDNERLTWMRGYELPCHAWYPKVFEFISSLVGIYVCSDDETREHKRMDVARFLVRTKYSLVLNETINVEINDQVYQIKLVKDMHGPKRIIVPNECNKDDPSEDSNSEEKDGEDSAWNEKEEHESEG